cttctgggctgcagcccacccTGCAGATGATGAAAGCTGTGTAGGAGGCTAAGGAAGGGGTGAGTGGGGAAGACTGTCTAGAATTCAAAGCCTTTCCACTCTGTAACTCATTTAACATGTCAGCTGTCAACAACTGGTTCATCACAGCCACAGCAAGGGAGACAAAATGCTAGTGCTTCCACCACCAGGAGGCGCTATTACACAACTTGTACAATTGCAActaattgcttttaaaaacagaggaccaaaatcatgcctggtgtaactcccaggCTCGTTGCTGATGGAATCCCTTGGCTGAGTTCCTAGGTATCAGTTCACATGAAGGGTCGGGACAAATGTAGCATTGCCCTTAGCTGTAGTTTTCCCCGTCTGGATAGTGTTTGGGAACTTGGCTTCAGTCTCCCATTGGCTTTATAATCTCAGTCCTCAGCAGAGTTCTTATGACCACAGCTGATGCAAGGTTGACATTGCTTTTCTTTGTAACCTGTGTTTCTTGCAGGTACAAGCAGGAGATCCTGAGGTTAAGGAAACTTGTAGGGAGCGAGGCACCCAGCGCATTCAGTGCTAGGGCTTCTGATGCTTACTTAATGCAGAGATCCAAAAGAACCATCAGCCCTGAACTGTAGCTTTTGCCATGGCCCTGACAAGCAGCAGTCATTAGTTCATCATAGGAAAGACAAGGACATAAAACTGAGTTGCTACCAGGGTGTAGTATTCAATGCTCTGGCACACCAAGAGATAATCCACTCCAGCAAGTGCTCTTCACATTGGGGCCCTCTTACTAGAGGACTAGGACTTGCTGAGAAGAAAATCAGCAGTATACATTTGACTCTACAGAGGTAAATAaatttactaaaaatcaagatcaAAACTCAGTGCTTTGTTCCCCCTTTATCTTGTTTTGTCAAGTTTCACTCCCTCCAGTAGGCCATAAACATTTCCCTTTTATTGCAGAAGTGCTCAGTAGCTGCAGAGCACCATTGCAGATATCTCAGGGTGGTGCAGCACCAGAGTGGGTTGAACCATCACCCAAACTTAGTctactgcagagctggtggaCTCAGCTTACTATGCATCTGAATTAACAGGTTCCCTTCACCTTCTGCTAGACCGTTGCCTTTAGCATTGTAACAATTGCAAAGTGCTGTGCTTCACCAGTGCTAACTCCCACCACCTCGCCCCTGTCTGAGCTAGAGAGGAGTAGAGGTAGGGTTCAGGTTAGGATTTGAGCTCAGCTGCTCTTATGCACAGGGCACTGAAGAGACTTTACTGCTCTGCACTCATGGTGAGTTGTTCCATGGAGAAGGACCTGCTGGGTGGGGATTATGTGAGGAGGACCTACAGGGAATTGATTAGCAGGAAGAAAAGGGGAGAGCTGGAGAAGCTGCATTACTGAGCCTTCCCCCCCAGAGAACTCTGAACACAGTCCAGAATGGCTCTGTCTACAGTGAGGGGGCAAGcagcaccccagctctgccagaacAATGAATCGAATCCCACAGCCCTTTTATTGTTTGAAAATGAATTGCAAATAAATTAAGAAGAGAAATGAATTATTTCAAACAAGAATCAAAGATTCAGCTCTTCAGTCTTGTGACAATTCTTTGGGGATTTCCAGCCCAATTCCCCAGCTCAAAGGCTGTCCAGGATTCTGGTTCTAGGGAAGCCAGAGCACGTGGGTTAAAGTCTGGCAAATCATCACCCCTCCCTTCTCATTGCAAcgcctccccaccaccaccaccacgcttGCTGGGCTGTTCAGCTGAACAGCCACTATGGCAGCATTTGCCCTCCAGAGCAGTTCTGAGGGGctaaaaaaaagcacacacattTGCAGAGGCTCCAATGCTATTGTCCAGGCTGTATACCCCAGCTGCAGCTGAGCTCTCAACTCATTCTGGACTTCTCTCAAGTTTGTTCTGCCCTGTTTGCCGTACAGTCTTGATATCATAGGCCCAGCTTCTGTTTATACCCTCTCCAACACTGGTGGTTGGCATCCAGGTGGGAAAGGGGAAGCGTCCAGCCACCACACGGGCCTCATCTGGCAGTTCTGCAAGCAGCTTTGTCTCTAGGAGAGGTAGctaatggggaggaggaaggagaagctgTTACTAAACAGTCACAGATATCACAAGGAGGGGAAAAAgttgttgtgtgtgtgagatgtgttctAGAGACTTTTTGCAGGTTTGCCATTAGTTAGCAGAGTTGTCATTTTGATTATTAATATTGATATTGAAGTAGCATCCAGTGGCCCCAGTCAGAATCTGGACCCTATTATGGTGAGCATAGTGGAAACACATTTATAGAtgaagccccagccctggagaacTTACAATCCAGGACACATTCATTGAGCTTTGCTTTTATGTGCAAAAATTAATTTTCTCAACAGTAAACAGTAATAGCCCAGAAGGGGGCTGGCTCCCTGGAGATGAGAAGTAAATGCCAGCAAGATCTATTTTTTAGTGGCAATATCCACAGGGCAATAAATAATAGCTTCATAGAAACTTATCTCAACACTACCTGGGATGGAGTTCAGTAGGACCCTGTTGCAAGACTTCTAAGTTTTGCCAGTCTATCAGAATAAGCAGGGTTTATGATAACCCCTTTTTTAATCTCTGAACTGAGGCCAGATCTACAGGTGCACTGAACACTTGCTACACCCATTGAAACAAGCAGGAGGTGCAGGTGTTCAGCACCCCAACATGTTTAGGAATTTTGAATCACAAAATGCAAACTCTGATGTATCCATCCCTACAGCTACACAGTGCTGACTGCATTCACCTACCTCTGTAGTCACTGGGCGTGccggtgctcagcatctcacagagcTGGCTGGTGAAATAGTAAGAAGTGTATACTCAGCCCACGTGGGCAATTTCTCAGCAGATCCAACATTTGGACTATCCCCGCTcaagaaaaactcccactgactatgATGGGGCCATTAGGAGGTGTTCACAGCAGCCTTGTTAAGGCAGATGCACTAGGATTTGATTGGTTATGTGAAACATATATAGTTCTAGTGCCATTTTCTTAAGGGTTTTTGCCAACATTCAGGATGATCCCTTTAGTCTGAGTAGCCTCCCTTCTCATTGATTTGCCCAACAAAGTAGGAAATTGTCAGCCAGCCCTTCACCCTTAACCTCCTGTACCTGTCCCTAGAGCATGCTTGGACTTACCACACTGGGAGCGAGGAACACAGAGATGTTGTTGCAGTCAGATACGTTTACCTTCAAGAGGATAAAGTCAGTcaaggggagagaaataacagacTGAGGGGACTGTTCAATGTGTGCTGGGGAAAGAGGATCTTAGTGGAGTCTTAGATCTGTGCACAAGGATCTAACTTCACTTGCTGACATGCAGGAAGTTATTCTAAACCCCAAAAAGGTCAATAATACTGAGCAAGTGAGATTTTTGGGAGGGTGGAGTTGTGCTGTTATCAGGAGGTGCTGCAAAAACCCTGTTACTGGACTAGATGCAGGTGTGTCTCTGATAACGGATTAAATAAAATCTTAGGATCCCAAAATGTAGAGATAGGACTGACTTATTAGTTCATAGagtccagtggttcttaacctatttaccattgtgggccgcaatGTGGCTGTGTGTGTTATGTGAGCTGCattcacacaatatatatactacctgtatagccctgaggatgtcacatgggctgcaactGGGTGCTGATTGAGCTGCAAGCAGCCTGTagattgagaatcactgatctagtcCATCCCTGCCAGTGTTTTCTCCAGCCTAGATTTAGATGCGTGGAGAGGTTCAGCTTTTGGTAATAGATCTTTAGGAGGCTTGATGCAATTCTAGAGCCCCAGCTATACACGGTCAATACGAGAGCAGCATCTTCAAACTTGCCCTCCAGCTGCACTGAGAAAGGACATTTGTGCAAGCTAGGGGGCTCTTTCATTATCCCTCTTGTAGAGTTTTCCAACGCTCCAGACCTCAGTGTTTTCAACATCATTTTCAGCTGTGTGTGTTAAAGGCCAGGAGAAGGAAAACAGATGGATGATCCCAGCTAAACACACCTGAGGAACCTACAGAGCTGACTTAACAGTAATTCAGTATTATTGGACAGAGAGGGCCAATGTGGCTTTCTTCTCCCTTTTGCCACAGTGCTGCTGTTGTAGAAACTGAGGAAAATTTCTAGCACACAAAGTATATCTGATCCATAAGGAACAGTTCCAgtggaggaaaggggggggggaaaaacccagtGCCTCTAATAAGTAGGTTTGGAGGAGAATGCTGAACCTTTTGCCCAGCGTGGCTAAAGCCCTGATGTCTGTGTTTAGTAGAGGTGGTAGGTCCTTTGATCTTAGGAACAATGTAGTCAGTCAGGCTGAGAAATCCAGAGTCCTGACTCCATCACAAGAAGTTACCTTCCATAGATCTTGCCGTTGGTAGAAAACCTTCCCATAACACCCAGCCCTCCAGGCATGATAGTTGGAGAGTCTCAACAGCCAGGGGTTGAGTTCATAGCCAACAGCTGGTCTGAAGCCTCGTTTATATGCTTCTAATACCTGGAGAGAGAAATTGAAACCAAAATAAACCTCCATGTTTGTTCCTGAAATAATCTCTGGAGCAGCAGCTGTAGAGCAGACAGCTTCCAGCTACTCCACTCCCAAGAGCAGTCACTGTGGGGAATGGGATAAGAGTACAGTCCATAAGGAGCATGTTTACTTGCACTCCATCCTCTAAGCAGCTCTTTTAGGGAATGGAGTAGGAAGGTAAGGAGTAGGTGATTAATGACCAGATGCCAGTATAGAAGGTAGTTGGCAAAGCTCAACATGTAACATGGTA
Above is a window of Dermochelys coriacea isolate rDerCor1 chromosome 10, rDerCor1.pri.v4, whole genome shotgun sequence DNA encoding:
- the ANTKMT gene encoding adenine nucleotide translocase lysine N-methyltransferase isoform X4 encodes the protein MLNTCQVCWLMNKSPSDPGVFTAMDPDDLEELAVALQGKTVGGWGLVQLAAGTGFAAYVMWAGVLMPGFRRVPLKLQVPYVPSSAKQVENVMSLLKGRSGKMVDLGSGDGRIVLEAYKRGFRPAVGYELNPWLLRLSNYHAWRAGCYGKVFYQRQDLWKVNVSDCNNISVFLAPSVLPLLETKLLAELPDEARVVAGRFPFPTWMPTTSVGEGINRSWAYDIKTVRQTGQNKLERSPE
- the ANTKMT gene encoding adenine nucleotide translocase lysine N-methyltransferase isoform X3, with product MDPDDLEELAVALQGKTVGGWGLVQLAAGTGFAAYVMWAGVLMPGFRRVPLKLQVPYVPSSAKQVENVMSLLKGRSGKMVDLGSGDGRIVLEAYKRGFRPAVGYELNPWLLRLSNYHAWRAGCYGKVFYQRQDLWKVNVSDCNNISVFLAPSVLPLLETKLLAELPDEARVVAGRFPFPTWMPTTSVGEGINRSWAYDIKTVRQTGQNKLERSPE
- the ANTKMT gene encoding adenine nucleotide translocase lysine N-methyltransferase isoform X2, with the protein product MSTAMDPDDLEELAVALQGKTVGGWGLVQLAAGTGFAAYVMWAGVLMPGFRRVPLKLQVPYVPSSAKQVENVMSLLKGRSGKMVDLGSGDGRIVLEAYKRGFRPAVGYELNPWLLRLSNYHAWRAGCYGKVFYQRQDLWKVNVSDCNNISVFLAPSVLPLLETKLLAELPDEARVVAGRFPFPTWMPTTSVGEGINRSWAYDIKTVRQTGQNKLERSPE